From the genome of Spirosomataceae bacterium TFI 002, one region includes:
- a CDS encoding Predicted dehydrogenase — protein MIKVGLVGFGLSGRWLQAPFFSVHPAFHLKSIVTSQEIPKEVFPLTGKASSFEELLADPELDLISICTPNFTHFEYAKRVLEAGKHVLVEKPMTATYEEAQILVELAKSKNKVLTVYQNRRFDSDFMTLQRVIQSGMLGEIHTYEARYDRYKPDLHTKQWKEATTPGSGILYDLGAHIIDQAIYLFGTPDEVDGEVFIQREGSQIDDAFDIRMVFGKVRVMLKSSLLMKEQAPRYAVHGLSGSLIKNGIDVQEDHLKAGYLPGMEGFGIEPENQNAQIFTNIAGLELKGTIDTMQGNWMYLFQNLADAIEGKAEIIIKPEQVAEQIRIIEKVRS, from the coding sequence ATGATAAAAGTAGGCTTAGTAGGTTTTGGTTTATCTGGTCGTTGGTTACAGGCACCGTTCTTTTCGGTACATCCAGCTTTCCATTTGAAAAGTATTGTTACTTCTCAAGAAATACCAAAAGAGGTATTCCCGCTTACAGGTAAAGCTTCAAGTTTTGAAGAGCTTTTAGCTGATCCAGAGCTTGATTTGATATCAATATGTACGCCCAACTTTACTCACTTTGAGTATGCTAAGCGAGTTTTAGAGGCAGGAAAGCACGTTTTGGTAGAAAAACCAATGACTGCAACTTACGAGGAGGCACAAATACTTGTAGAACTTGCAAAATCAAAAAACAAGGTTTTAACTGTATATCAAAACCGACGTTTCGATAGCGACTTTATGACCTTGCAAAGAGTGATTCAGTCAGGAATGCTAGGAGAGATTCATACCTACGAAGCTCGTTACGATCGATATAAACCTGATTTACACACAAAACAGTGGAAAGAAGCAACTACGCCAGGAAGCGGAATTCTATATGACTTAGGTGCTCATATTATAGATCAGGCTATATACTTATTCGGTACACCTGATGAAGTTGATGGTGAAGTATTTATTCAAAGAGAGGGTTCGCAAATTGACGATGCCTTTGATATCAGAATGGTATTTGGAAAGGTAAGAGTGATGTTAAAGTCTAGTTTACTAATGAAAGAGCAAGCTCCTAGATATGCTGTACATGGTTTGTCTGGATCCTTAATCAAGAATGGAATCGATGTTCAAGAAGATCACCTAAAGGCTGGGTATTTACCTGGAATGGAAGGTTTTGGTATAGAACCAGAAAACCAAAATGCTCAAATATTTACAAATATAGCAGGACTAGAGCTCAAAGGTACGATTGACACCATGCAAGGAAATTGGATGTATTTATTCCAAAACTTAGCTGATGCAATAGAAGGAAAAGCAGAAATTATCATCAAACCAGAACAAGTTGCGGAGCAAATCCGAATAATAGAAAAAGTAAGGTCTTAA
- a CDS encoding Glycosyl transferase family 2: MKVAGFTIARNVVKYDYPILASIQSVLPLCDHFYIGVGKSDDNTLEVLKSIDSPKIVIFETEWDENMFEGGKILAFETNRVIDFIPKEFDWLFYIQADEVIHENDHEEIRSQMQKYASNPKVDGLLFKYRHFYGSYDYLADSRAWYKREVRIIKNNPAIRSFRDAQGFRKNGEEKVNAIAINAYINHYGWVKHPTKMLEKIQGLASNWTHSKSIGEIADSGSFDYSKIDSLAKYIGTHPKYIQERIKSQNWKFDTDISKKNFKSLRYRLLMFIESLTGYRIGEYRNFKIVKG, encoded by the coding sequence ATGAAAGTTGCAGGTTTTACAATAGCTAGGAATGTTGTAAAATACGACTATCCAATTCTAGCGTCTATTCAGTCTGTTTTGCCTTTATGTGATCATTTCTATATTGGAGTTGGAAAGTCTGACGACAATACATTGGAAGTTTTAAAGTCAATTGATTCGCCCAAAATTGTAATTTTTGAGACAGAGTGGGACGAAAATATGTTTGAAGGCGGTAAAATATTGGCTTTCGAAACCAATAGAGTTATTGATTTTATCCCAAAAGAATTTGATTGGCTATTTTACATTCAAGCGGACGAAGTGATTCATGAAAATGATCATGAGGAGATTAGAAGCCAAATGCAAAAGTATGCTTCCAATCCCAAGGTAGACGGCTTACTTTTCAAATACCGTCACTTTTATGGCTCTTATGACTATCTGGCGGATTCTAGAGCTTGGTACAAACGAGAAGTAAGAATTATCAAAAATAATCCTGCAATTCGTTCTTTTCGGGATGCTCAGGGGTTTAGAAAGAATGGGGAAGAGAAAGTAAATGCGATTGCGATCAACGCATACATCAATCATTATGGTTGGGTAAAACACCCTACTAAAATGCTCGAAAAGATTCAAGGACTTGCCAGTAATTGGACGCATTCAAAGTCTATAGGTGAAATTGCAGACAGTGGTTCGTTCGATTACTCAAAAATAGATTCTTTGGCAAAATACATTGGAACACATCCAAAATACATTCAAGAAAGAATCAAGTCTCAAAACTGGAAATTCGACACAGATATTTCCAAGAAGAACTTTAAAAGCCTTCGTTATCGTTTGTTAATGTTTATTGAAAGTTTAACAGGCTATAGAATAGGGGAGTATAGGAATTTTAAGATTGTGAAAGGTTAA
- a CDS encoding histidyl-tRNA synthetase: MSKPSLARGTRDFGPAVMAKRNFILENIKSVFKKFGFLPLETPAIENLSVLMGKYGDEGDQLLFKILNSGDFLKDVKPENLTEGAKATLTKVSEKGLKYDLTVPFARYVAMNRHELAMPFKRYQIQPVWRADRPQKGRYREFYQCDADVVGTDSLLCEAEIVLMLQEVFDKLGLHEFEIKLNNRKILSGIAEIIGAKGEESSLCVAIDKLDKIGKEKVEDELLERGFSKTSVESLQPLFNIPSDIEQGLSTLKYWLKGSEVGILGIQELEETLSLLRAFDTDISKLSLDPTLARGLSYYTGAIFEVKALNVQIGSISGGGRYDNLTGTFGLAGVSGVGISLGVDRIYDVLEELDLFPKDSTESSKVLLIAMDEIAYKGALKVLRSIRKSDIASELYPEPAKLKKQFDYANKKGIPYVIVIGSDEIETQKFSLKNMETGEQEMYDVSTIIEKLKS; the protein is encoded by the coding sequence ATGTCTAAACCAAGCCTTGCAAGGGGTACAAGAGATTTTGGCCCAGCCGTAATGGCAAAGCGAAATTTTATTTTAGAAAATATAAAATCCGTCTTTAAAAAGTTCGGTTTTCTACCGTTGGAAACTCCTGCAATAGAAAACTTGAGCGTTTTGATGGGAAAATATGGCGACGAAGGTGATCAACTTTTGTTCAAAATATTGAATTCGGGTGATTTCTTAAAAGATGTAAAACCTGAAAACCTCACAGAAGGAGCAAAAGCGACTTTGACTAAAGTTTCAGAAAAAGGACTTAAGTATGACCTTACAGTTCCTTTTGCTAGGTACGTGGCAATGAACCGTCATGAACTAGCTATGCCTTTCAAGCGATATCAAATACAACCAGTATGGCGAGCTGATAGACCCCAAAAAGGCAGATACCGTGAGTTTTATCAATGTGATGCTGATGTGGTAGGAACAGACTCTCTCCTTTGTGAGGCCGAAATCGTACTCATGCTTCAAGAGGTTTTTGATAAACTGGGATTACACGAATTTGAAATAAAGCTCAACAATAGAAAGATTCTAAGTGGTATCGCAGAAATAATAGGTGCCAAAGGTGAAGAAAGCTCCCTTTGTGTAGCAATTGATAAGTTAGACAAAATAGGAAAAGAGAAAGTAGAAGACGAGTTGCTAGAACGTGGATTCAGCAAAACAAGTGTTGAAAGCTTGCAGCCTTTATTCAATATACCTTCTGATATAGAGCAAGGTTTGTCTACGCTCAAGTATTGGCTTAAAGGAAGTGAAGTTGGCATTCTTGGAATCCAAGAACTCGAAGAAACCTTATCACTTTTGAGAGCATTTGATACTGATATTTCTAAACTGAGCCTTGATCCTACCCTAGCTCGTGGACTTAGTTATTACACAGGTGCAATTTTTGAAGTAAAAGCACTAAATGTACAAATTGGGAGTATATCTGGTGGTGGACGATATGATAACCTCACAGGTACATTTGGACTTGCAGGAGTTTCTGGAGTTGGAATCTCTTTAGGAGTAGATAGAATTTATGATGTATTGGAAGAGCTTGACCTTTTCCCAAAAGACTCTACTGAAAGTTCTAAGGTACTTTTGATTGCAATGGATGAAATTGCATATAAAGGAGCTTTAAAAGTTCTCCGAAGCATTCGTAAAAGTGATATTGCTAGTGAACTTTATCCTGAGCCGGCCAAACTGAAAAAACAATTCGACTACGCCAATAAAAAGGGAATTCCATATGTTATTGTTATTGGTTCTGATGAAATAGAAACACAAAAGTTTAGCCTAAAAAATATGGAAACAGGTGAACAAGAAATGTATGACGTTAGTACTATCATAGAAAAACTTAAATCGTAA
- a CDS encoding NAD(P)-dependent dehydrogenase, short-chain alcohol dehydrogenase family: MKAEIVFNLKGKIAIITGASKGIGRAIAEHFSANGANVVINSRKQDALDIVAEEISGETGNEVFAYAGNAGDIAFLNELLQATVEKFGGVDIIVNNAATNPVYGPSLECDASAFDKIMGINVRTPFEFAKIAHPIMKSRGGGSIINVSSIAGITPDPGLGMYSVSKSALNMLTKVLAKEWGKDGIRVNSICPGLIKTKFSQALWQDEKTLAHFTKRLPIARMGTTDEIAALALYLASDSSKYTTGAILPVDGGTVV; encoded by the coding sequence ATGAAAGCCGAAATAGTTTTTAATCTGAAGGGAAAAATTGCCATCATAACTGGAGCAAGTAAAGGAATTGGAAGGGCAATTGCCGAACATTTCTCTGCGAATGGAGCGAATGTTGTCATCAATAGCCGTAAGCAAGATGCACTTGATATTGTAGCTGAGGAAATTAGCGGAGAAACTGGAAATGAAGTTTTCGCTTATGCAGGTAATGCTGGAGATATAGCTTTTTTGAATGAATTGCTTCAAGCTACAGTTGAGAAATTTGGTGGCGTAGACATCATAGTAAATAATGCCGCTACCAATCCTGTTTATGGCCCATCACTTGAATGTGATGCCTCAGCCTTTGATAAAATAATGGGGATAAATGTGCGAACTCCCTTTGAGTTTGCAAAAATAGCTCATCCTATTATGAAGTCTAGAGGTGGCGGAAGTATCATTAATGTTAGTAGCATTGCCGGTATTACTCCTGACCCAGGGTTAGGAATGTACTCTGTAAGTAAATCAGCTTTGAATATGCTTACTAAAGTACTTGCCAAAGAATGGGGTAAAGATGGTATAAGAGTAAATTCTATTTGCCCAGGTTTGATTAAGACCAAATTCTCTCAAGCACTGTGGCAAGATGAAAAAACGCTAGCTCATTTCACCAAAAGACTCCCAATCGCAAGAATGGGAACAACTGATGAGATTGCTGCCCTTGCTCTTTATCTAGCCTCAGATTCAAGTAAATACACTACAGGAGCTATTTTGCCAGTGGATGGAGGGACGGTTGTTTGA
- a CDS encoding NAD(P)-dependent dehydrogenase, short-chain alcohol dehydrogenase family: MPLKNKIVLITGGNAGIGKATALRFSRQKARVIVIDLQSEIDPDLGAELEVAESDYFYFSCDVSNAQKVQDLFELIISTIGSIDILINNAGILGPRMKTESYSNADFERVIDVNVKGVFYCMKEGLKHFADEGQGVIVNIASVAGHLGMAGHMAYSASKHAVVGMTKTAALEYAKMGIRVNAVCPGFTKTSMLNSNDVTKEYKEALIAATPMRRFGEAKEIADAVVYLASPASSFMTGQSIILDGGLTAQ; encoded by the coding sequence ATGCCTTTAAAAAACAAAATTGTACTCATCACTGGCGGAAATGCTGGTATAGGAAAAGCAACAGCTCTACGTTTTTCGAGACAAAAAGCTAGAGTAATTGTCATTGACCTTCAAAGCGAAATAGACCCTGACTTAGGAGCTGAGTTAGAAGTAGCAGAGTCAGATTACTTTTACTTTTCATGTGATGTTTCAAATGCTCAAAAAGTGCAAGACCTTTTTGAACTCATTATATCTACAATTGGAAGTATTGATATCTTGATCAATAATGCAGGAATATTAGGACCGCGTATGAAGACTGAGTCTTATTCCAATGCAGACTTTGAAAGAGTAATAGATGTAAACGTAAAAGGCGTTTTCTATTGCATGAAGGAAGGTTTGAAACATTTTGCTGATGAAGGTCAAGGAGTAATAGTAAACATAGCTTCAGTAGCTGGACATCTTGGAATGGCTGGTCACATGGCCTATTCTGCAAGTAAACATGCAGTAGTAGGAATGACAAAAACTGCGGCACTAGAGTATGCTAAAATGGGTATACGTGTCAATGCTGTGTGCCCAGGCTTTACTAAAACTAGCATGTTAAACTCAAATGATGTTACCAAAGAATATAAAGAAGCTTTAATTGCTGCCACTCCAATGAGGAGATTTGGTGAAGCAAAAGAGATCGCTGATGCAGTAGTTTACCTAGCATCTCCTGCAAGTAGCTTTATGACAGGGCAAAGCATAATTTTGGATGGAGGCCTCACAGCTCAATAA
- a CDS encoding peptide-methionine (R)-S-oxide reductase: protein MKYLIVICSLLLAGCGNSYSQSEKASNKDCKIDKVKKSNKEWKSQLTEMQYYVAREAGTERAFSGIYWDNKKQGVYNCIGCDLPLFSSETKFKSGTGWPSYWQPIDECNVKLKTDTKLGMTRSEVVCARCESHLGHVFDDGPKPTGLRYCMNSASLSFVAKK, encoded by the coding sequence ATGAAATATTTAATAGTAATCTGTAGTCTGCTTTTAGCTGGATGTGGAAATTCTTATTCACAGTCGGAAAAGGCAAGTAATAAAGATTGTAAAATTGACAAGGTTAAAAAATCAAATAAAGAATGGAAGTCACAATTGACTGAAATGCAATATTATGTCGCTCGAGAAGCCGGAACAGAAAGAGCTTTCTCTGGGATATATTGGGATAATAAAAAACAAGGAGTTTATAATTGCATAGGCTGTGATTTGCCACTATTTAGTTCTGAAACGAAATTTAAGTCAGGTACTGGATGGCCTTCTTATTGGCAGCCGATTGACGAATGTAACGTAAAGCTTAAAACGGATACCAAGTTGGGCATGACACGCTCAGAAGTAGTGTGTGCTCGTTGTGAGTCTCATTTAGGGCACGTTTTTGACGATGGTCCAAAACCAACAGGTCTAAGGTATTGTATGAATTCGGCTTCTTTGAGTTTTGTTGCCAAAAAATAA
- a CDS encoding Methyltransferase domain-containing protein, with translation MKQLISLLIRYIPRKYLQLFSHFPLKAYALLMKGDKVECPVCDRKLKKFLPYGRLQPRDNALCPSCLALERHRLMYLYLKERTDFFTTPKYLLHIAPEYCFINRFEKLPNIEYLTADIESPLAKVRMDIEKIQYPDNTFDVIFCNHVLEHVNDFDKAVSELYRVLKPGGWAIMQSPQDMKMAHTLQDDTITDPRERERVFLQSDHLRLFGRDYGKELARGGFKVKEDDYVKQIPRERALRYALPMEEIIYFCEKI, from the coding sequence ATGAAGCAACTGATAAGCTTACTGATAAGATACATTCCACGTAAATACTTGCAATTATTTAGCCACTTTCCTCTGAAAGCCTATGCCCTTTTAATGAAAGGTGATAAGGTGGAATGCCCTGTATGCGATCGCAAACTTAAGAAATTTCTGCCTTATGGTAGATTACAACCAAGAGATAATGCATTGTGTCCGTCGTGTCTTGCCCTAGAGCGTCACAGGCTCATGTATTTATATCTAAAAGAAAGGACTGATTTTTTTACTACGCCCAAATACTTATTACACATTGCCCCGGAGTATTGCTTTATCAATAGGTTTGAGAAATTACCTAACATAGAATACCTTACTGCAGATATAGAGTCTCCACTTGCCAAGGTTAGAATGGACATTGAGAAAATTCAATATCCCGACAACACCTTTGATGTCATTTTTTGTAACCACGTTTTGGAGCATGTAAATGATTTTGACAAAGCAGTGAGCGAATTGTATAGAGTGCTTAAGCCAGGAGGGTGGGCGATCATGCAATCACCTCAGGATATGAAAATGGCACATACGCTTCAGGATGATACCATTACGGACCCAAGGGAAAGGGAGCGTGTATTCCTTCAGTCTGACCATTTACGCTTGTTTGGACGAGATTATGGAAAAGAGCTGGCAAGAGGTGGCTTTAAAGTAAAAGAAGACGATTATGTTAAACAAATACCAAGGGAAAGAGCTTTGAGATATGCCTTACCAATGGAAGAGATTATTTATTTCTGTGAAAAAATCTAA
- a CDS encoding UPF0755 protein, whose translation MKKKNIIAFALVIVTTLVASFSFYFWQVAKSPNLHVDGQKDFVLYIPKGSNYEGVVDSLRAHKMITDDISFGFLSKFMKYRDNIKPGRYLIPPNSGNKEILSKLRAGNQDAVKLTFNNVRLKEDLIEKIGTKLSFDGDDLLSLLNDEAVCEEYGFNKNTIMSMFLPDTYFIYWTLTPKEFMERMKYEYDKFWTEERLAKANAINLTPVEVATMASIVQSETNKKDEMPRVAGVYVNRMRVGMPLQADPTVKFAVGDFSIKRVLKVHTQIDSPYNTYRYGGLPPGPIALPERVALDAVLGYEKHNYTYFCAREDFSGYHNFATDLTGHMVNARTYQAALNARGIK comes from the coding sequence TTGAAAAAAAAGAATATAATTGCCTTTGCTTTGGTTATTGTAACCACATTGGTTGCTTCATTTAGCTTTTATTTTTGGCAAGTGGCCAAAAGTCCTAACCTTCATGTGGATGGGCAAAAGGACTTCGTACTTTATATCCCAAAAGGGTCAAATTACGAAGGCGTAGTGGATTCTCTAAGAGCTCACAAAATGATTACTGATGATATTTCATTCGGTTTTTTGAGTAAATTCATGAAGTATCGTGATAACATAAAACCAGGTAGGTACTTGATCCCACCCAATAGCGGAAATAAAGAAATCTTATCGAAACTACGAGCAGGAAACCAAGATGCAGTAAAACTTACATTTAATAATGTGAGACTCAAAGAAGACTTGATTGAAAAAATTGGCACTAAGCTTTCTTTTGATGGAGACGACTTACTAAGCTTATTGAATGATGAAGCTGTCTGCGAAGAATATGGTTTTAACAAAAATACTATCATGAGTATGTTTTTGCCAGATACTTATTTTATTTATTGGACCCTGACTCCAAAAGAGTTCATGGAACGAATGAAGTATGAATATGACAAGTTTTGGACCGAAGAAAGACTAGCAAAAGCAAATGCGATCAATCTAACTCCCGTAGAAGTTGCTACCATGGCATCTATAGTTCAGAGTGAAACCAATAAAAAGGATGAAATGCCACGCGTGGCAGGTGTATATGTAAACCGAATGAGAGTAGGTATGCCATTGCAGGCCGACCCAACAGTGAAGTTTGCAGTTGGCGACTTTAGTATCAAAAGGGTACTCAAAGTACATACTCAAATAGATTCACCATACAACACTTACAGATATGGTGGTTTGCCTCCAGGCCCTATTGCCCTACCAGAAAGAGTTGCTTTAGATGCTGTTTTGGGTTACGAAAAGCATAATTATACATACTTTTGTGCGAGAGAAGACTTCTCTGGCTACCACAACTTTGCAACTGACCTCACCGGCCATATGGTAAACGCAAGAACTTATCAGGCAGCTTTAAATGCAAGAGGTATAAAATAA
- a CDS encoding diaminopimelate decarboxylase yields MLQHRETGYYIQNYKVEELVKSYGSPLYVYDGNKIEAQISKMKAAFPGVELKLKYACKALTNLSVLKLMLKNGVGIDVVSIEEATLALKAGYTPSQIQYTPSGVTFDEIEEAVSLGIRLNLDSLALMEYIGEKYGNKYPIAIRLNPSIMAGGNLKISTGHADSKFGIPIEYIDKIMDLVEKYKLNVVGLHQHNGSDFKDASVIIEAMKKSFDIALKYFPNLEFIDMGSGFKVAYSENDHITDIEEIGKGVVAEFIKFQEKYGKKVGLWFEPGKYLVSESGTLLMTATVVKHNPGRNFVHVDTGLNHLLRPMMYDAYHEIVNVSPRSSETEKYDVVGYICETDTMGSDRELPKVEMGDLLGMKNAGAYCFSMASNYNSRRKPAEVLVYNEVAHLVRERETMEDILRNQIEINI; encoded by the coding sequence TTGTTACAGCACAGAGAAACTGGGTATTACATCCAAAATTACAAAGTTGAAGAACTTGTTAAATCATATGGTTCACCTTTATATGTCTACGACGGCAATAAAATAGAAGCTCAAATCAGTAAAATGAAAGCAGCTTTCCCAGGTGTAGAGTTAAAATTAAAATACGCTTGTAAGGCTCTTACAAACCTTTCCGTTCTCAAATTAATGTTGAAAAATGGAGTGGGTATTGATGTGGTTTCCATTGAAGAAGCAACTTTGGCTTTAAAAGCTGGTTACACACCTTCACAAATTCAATATACTCCTAGTGGCGTAACGTTTGATGAAATCGAAGAAGCAGTTAGTTTAGGAATTCGTTTGAATCTTGACAGCTTGGCTTTGATGGAATATATTGGAGAGAAATACGGAAATAAGTATCCAATTGCTATTCGCCTAAATCCTTCCATAATGGCTGGCGGAAATCTAAAAATATCTACAGGTCATGCAGATTCTAAATTTGGTATTCCCATAGAGTACATAGATAAAATTATGGATTTGGTGGAGAAGTATAAGCTAAACGTAGTAGGCCTTCATCAACACAATGGATCTGACTTTAAAGATGCATCGGTGATAATAGAGGCAATGAAAAAGTCTTTCGACATTGCACTCAAGTATTTCCCTAATCTTGAGTTTATAGACATGGGGTCTGGATTCAAAGTCGCTTACTCCGAGAACGACCACATTACAGACATTGAGGAAATTGGTAAAGGTGTAGTAGCTGAATTCATTAAGTTTCAGGAGAAATATGGCAAGAAGGTTGGACTTTGGTTTGAGCCAGGGAAGTATTTGGTAAGTGAAAGTGGTACATTATTAATGACTGCTACCGTGGTAAAACATAACCCTGGTCGCAATTTTGTTCATGTAGACACAGGTCTAAATCATCTTTTACGTCCTATGATGTACGATGCATATCACGAAATAGTAAACGTTTCACCGAGAAGTTCTGAGACCGAAAAATACGATGTAGTTGGTTATATTTGTGAGACAGATACAATGGGTTCGGATCGTGAATTACCCAAAGTGGAAATGGGAGATTTATTAGGAATGAAAAATGCTGGTGCTTATTGCTTCTCCATGGCGTCCAATTATAATTCTCGTCGTAAACCAGCAGAAGTCCTTGTATATAATGAGGTTGCTCATCTTGTAAGAGAGAGAGAAACTATGGAAGATATACTTAGAAATCAAATAGAAATAAACATTTAA
- a CDS encoding alkaline phosphatase D yields MKRILLICLLFISSNAISQLVAGPMLGYSEMKEVLIWAQTEGTAEVQYAYWPMGKPADKKLTDKVKTVKDNNFIAQILATDLEPSTKYNYEIHINGKKQSFSYPLEFQTQTLWNYRMDPPAFTFAAGSCTYVNETAYDRPGKPYGKTMDIFNKIYGHNPDFMVWGGDNIYLREVDWNTRNGIYHRYKEFKKQPELQALWANTHHYATWDDHDFGPNDSDRSYPGKPWALEAFKDNWGNPNYVWENEAVTGSYQWEDCQFYNLDDRWFRAPNDDPDSTKDYYGAKQLNWLIDNLIWSKAPFKFIVTGGQVVSPSNVFENMAAYPVERKKLLDAIESKKIKGLFFISGDRHHTVMHKLDREGTYPLYELTISPLTSNAYEPMPEEYKFNTIMEGTVVTKQQTFAIMNVSGKRTDRELKISVYNAADELQFERTIKANDLK; encoded by the coding sequence ATGAAAAGAATCCTACTGATCTGTTTATTATTCATTAGTTCAAATGCGATCTCGCAGCTTGTTGCAGGCCCAATGTTGGGATACAGCGAAATGAAAGAAGTGCTTATTTGGGCTCAAACAGAGGGTACTGCTGAGGTGCAGTATGCTTATTGGCCAATGGGTAAACCTGCCGATAAAAAATTGACTGATAAAGTTAAAACAGTAAAAGATAATAATTTCATAGCCCAAATTCTTGCAACAGACTTAGAGCCTAGTACAAAATACAACTACGAAATTCATATCAACGGCAAAAAACAATCATTTTCTTATCCACTGGAGTTTCAAACTCAAACTCTTTGGAACTATAGAATGGATCCGCCAGCATTTACTTTCGCAGCTGGTAGTTGCACTTATGTGAATGAAACTGCGTATGATCGACCTGGAAAACCTTACGGTAAAACCATGGATATCTTTAACAAAATATATGGTCACAATCCAGATTTCATGGTGTGGGGAGGAGATAATATTTACTTAAGAGAGGTAGATTGGAATACAAGAAACGGAATTTACCACAGATATAAAGAGTTCAAAAAGCAACCTGAGCTCCAAGCTTTATGGGCAAATACACACCATTACGCTACTTGGGATGACCACGACTTTGGCCCAAATGACTCAGATAGAAGTTACCCAGGGAAACCATGGGCTCTTGAAGCTTTTAAAGATAACTGGGGTAATCCTAACTACGTTTGGGAAAATGAGGCAGTAACAGGCTCTTACCAATGGGAAGATTGTCAATTTTATAACTTAGATGATCGCTGGTTCCGAGCACCAAATGATGATCCAGATTCTACTAAAGATTATTACGGAGCAAAGCAACTCAATTGGTTGATCGATAATTTGATTTGGTCAAAAGCACCCTTCAAATTTATCGTAACAGGTGGTCAGGTAGTAAGTCCTTCTAATGTTTTTGAAAACATGGCAGCCTATCCAGTTGAGCGTAAAAAGCTTCTTGATGCAATTGAAAGTAAGAAAATCAAAGGTCTTTTCTTTATTTCGGGTGACAGGCATCATACAGTAATGCATAAACTTGATAGAGAAGGTACTTACCCACTCTATGAACTTACGATATCACCATTAACTTCTAATGCTTACGAACCAATGCCCGAGGAGTATAAGTTTAATACAATAATGGAAGGTACTGTTGTAACAAAACAGCAAACATTTGCAATCATGAACGTGAGCGGAAAAAGAACTGACAGAGAATTGAAAATCTCTGTTTACAACGCTGCCGACGAATTACAATTTGAAAGAACGATTAAGGCAAATGACTTAAAATAA
- a CDS encoding acyl-CoA thioester hydrolase yields MFQFQCDYRVRYADVDQMGYMYYGNYAKLYEIGRVEALRDLGIRYKDLETSGVMMPVYENKSKFLFPAGYDELLTIKVTMIQLPSTRMIFTYEITDEAGKLLHTGETTLVFIHMESNKITRCPSEIVDALRPFFEHQ; encoded by the coding sequence ATGTTTCAATTCCAATGTGATTACAGAGTTAGATATGCAGATGTAGACCAAATGGGCTACATGTACTACGGCAACTATGCCAAACTCTATGAAATTGGGCGTGTAGAAGCCTTGAGAGATTTAGGAATTCGTTACAAAGACTTGGAAACATCAGGTGTAATGATGCCAGTGTATGAGAATAAGTCTAAATTCCTTTTCCCTGCTGGATATGACGAATTATTGACCATTAAGGTTACGATGATTCAGTTGCCCTCCACTCGCATGATTTTTACATACGAAATCACTGACGAAGCTGGCAAATTGTTACATACGGGCGAAACCACACTTGTTTTTATTCACATGGAAAGTAACAAGATAACCCGTTGTCCAAGCGAAATCGTTGACGCACTAAGGCCTTTTTTCGAACATCAATAA